The following are encoded in a window of Nibricoccus aquaticus genomic DNA:
- a CDS encoding segregation and condensation protein A, which produces MVPDADYRIKLPAFEGPLDLLLFLIRKSEIDIYDIPIESVTRQYLDVIRSMRELDLDVAGEFFVMAATLMEIKSRMLLPKGHHAIDPNATDDDAMDPRWELVHQLLQYKKFKEAARQLDELAIFQRDKLVRFVSTLAPTEDERPLKGVDRIELWNSFNIVLRRLAEKLVVGEIKDEQVTVSDQMETILKRIETEKSFIFSDLFPEKTSLRVLVATFIAVLELTRLGKLRVKQTEAFDDILVTARTDLPVLLADQPAENALETPSAPDTLLS; this is translated from the coding sequence GTGGTTCCCGACGCTGACTACCGCATCAAACTCCCGGCCTTCGAAGGCCCGCTCGATCTCCTCCTCTTCCTCATCCGCAAGAGCGAAATCGACATCTACGACATCCCCATCGAGTCGGTCACCCGCCAGTACCTCGACGTCATCCGCTCCATGCGCGAGCTCGACCTCGACGTCGCCGGCGAGTTCTTCGTCATGGCCGCGACCTTGATGGAAATTAAGAGCCGCATGTTGCTCCCCAAGGGACACCACGCCATCGATCCCAACGCCACCGACGACGACGCCATGGACCCTCGCTGGGAACTCGTTCACCAGCTTCTTCAGTACAAAAAATTCAAGGAAGCCGCCCGCCAGCTCGACGAACTCGCCATCTTCCAGCGCGATAAACTCGTCCGCTTCGTCTCCACCCTCGCTCCCACCGAAGACGAGCGCCCGCTCAAAGGCGTCGACCGCATCGAACTCTGGAACTCCTTCAACATCGTCCTCCGCCGCCTCGCCGAAAAACTCGTCGTCGGCGAAATCAAAGACGAGCAGGTCACCGTCTCCGACCAGATGGAGACGATCCTCAAGCGCATCGAGACAGAGAAGTCGTTCATCTTCTCCGACCTCTTCCCGGAAAAAACCAGCCTCCGCGTTCTCGTCGCCACCTTCATCGCCGTCCTCGAACTCACCCGCCTCGGCAAACTCCGCGTCAAACAAACCGAAGCCTTCGACGACATCCTCGTCACCGCGCGCACCGACCTCCCCGTCCTCCTCGCCGATCAGCCCGCCGAGAACGCTCTTGAAACACCTTCCGCCCCCGACACGTTGCTTTCGTGA
- a CDS encoding RsmB/NOP family class I SAM-dependent RNA methyltransferase: MDSHAANQARTFLALFAELRPLLRTDRNLPARLQQRLARERRFGSRDRRLYRELLYTAIRHLPWIEAALAISDVTAIHATAWLAADVPATRQLKTALVPTDWPELPPTVAAKAAHLGEIARASLLPDWFHAHCPAAFESPNLDALHTRSPLWLRLQTDKPEKVFTEFNARGWTWRTSDLIPDALELLTESDVTQTDAYTHGLIEIQDLGSQLILTSAAPQPGTRWLDACAGAGGKTLQLARLLGPTGHVTAHDIRPAALAELQTRASRAGLRNVSVSPAPAGLFDGVLVDAPCTGSGTWRRSPHLKWCTTEADIASAAKLQRELLTRFAPHVRPGGHLLYATCSLSRVENEDIATAFHAAHPHFTAASPARTILPATHNTDAFFAATFRREL, translated from the coding sequence ATGGATTCCCACGCCGCCAACCAGGCCCGCACCTTCCTCGCGCTCTTTGCCGAACTGCGTCCACTTCTCCGCACCGACCGCAATCTCCCCGCCCGCCTCCAGCAACGCCTCGCCCGCGAACGCCGCTTCGGCTCCCGCGACCGCCGCCTGTATCGCGAACTCCTCTACACCGCCATCCGCCACCTCCCGTGGATCGAAGCCGCACTCGCGATCTCCGACGTCACCGCCATCCACGCCACCGCTTGGCTCGCCGCCGATGTCCCCGCCACCCGCCAGCTAAAAACCGCCCTCGTCCCGACGGACTGGCCCGAGCTGCCGCCCACCGTCGCCGCCAAAGCCGCCCACCTCGGCGAAATCGCCCGCGCCTCACTCCTACCCGACTGGTTCCACGCCCACTGCCCCGCCGCCTTTGAGTCGCCCAACCTCGACGCTCTCCACACCCGCTCCCCCCTCTGGCTCCGCCTTCAAACCGACAAACCCGAAAAAGTCTTCACCGAGTTCAACGCCCGCGGCTGGACCTGGCGCACGTCCGATCTCATCCCCGACGCTCTCGAACTCCTCACCGAATCCGACGTCACTCAAACCGACGCCTACACCCACGGCCTGATCGAGATTCAAGACCTCGGCTCCCAACTCATCCTCACCTCCGCCGCGCCACAACCCGGCACCCGCTGGCTCGACGCCTGCGCCGGCGCCGGCGGCAAAACCCTCCAACTCGCCCGCCTCCTCGGTCCCACCGGCCACGTCACCGCCCACGACATCCGCCCCGCCGCCCTCGCCGAGCTTCAAACCCGCGCCTCCCGCGCCGGCCTCCGCAACGTATCCGTTTCCCCGGCACCCGCCGGCCTGTTCGACGGCGTCCTCGTCGATGCCCCCTGCACCGGCAGCGGCACCTGGCGCCGTTCGCCGCACCTCAAATGGTGTACGACCGAAGCCGACATCGCCTCCGCCGCGAAACTCCAGCGCGAACTCCTCACCCGCTTCGCTCCCCACGTCCGCCCCGGCGGACACCTCCTCTACGCCACCTGCTCCCTCAGCCGCGTCGAAAACGAAGACATCGCCACCGCCTTCCACGCCGCCCACCCGCACTTCACCGCCGCCTCGCCCGCCCGCACGATCCTCCCCGCCACCCACAACACTGACGCCTTCTTCGCCGCCACATTCCGCCGCGAGCTCTGA
- a CDS encoding LPS-assembly protein LptD: MTRRILRPLFAALLAALPLSAQEIRPELTGGQVTSDLDTGDAVVTRASGSEPRFTYGDAVLQADQIRFNPKTNLAIARGNARLTRGPLRLLADEITYNTTNRTFSVTGMRLGEFPHYLSGTDVGGTRDEITINNAVLTYHEPHLTGPVLKADRLVYRPKQSFRAENARVGVGPVLPFRFITYEQNLNQPLFSFLDATVGYRGSLGAYAGIGTRLPVASGVQVGGDLSLYSKRGFLVGPAARYQRGEGDQTYSGELKTGYIHDYGERLTDILRQPISQDRGYVEWTHRQRFSEKLTLNGQFAYWSDSEITRDFRPQDFYPVQQPDTFLEAAHTGENVIVSAFLRAQPNSYYRVQQRLPEVRIDLLPSALPLGFYQQAQASAAALREDALYDGPTTRSDRLDAYYGLSRPINPSAWLNITPVAGARVTHYSRATGGKDDYTRTLGEVGADLSLRASGLYGYKNDRWDIDGIRHLITPKLSYRYIPEANKGRAYIPPIDDRTFQTYLEPLGLGEQRAIDDLRATNTVRLALDNTFQTRDRRYGSRDLLRVNFAADFLPDPELGEKDFSAIHTDLAFTPVKWLEFNLYQSVTPQDFTLRELNTGFTLRDGEVWSLYLGNHFLRRNIHEYVTEGRYRFNEAWGTYARLHFDARKDRFIEQSYGITQNLDNLWSIRYGISVYNGQRRESKFGFHIQINLVGF, from the coding sequence GCTTCAACCCCAAGACCAACCTCGCCATCGCGCGCGGCAACGCCCGCCTCACCCGCGGCCCCCTGCGTCTCCTCGCCGACGAAATCACTTATAACACGACCAACCGCACCTTCAGCGTCACCGGCATGAGGCTCGGCGAGTTTCCTCATTACCTCTCTGGCACCGACGTCGGCGGCACACGCGACGAAATCACCATCAACAACGCTGTCCTCACCTACCACGAGCCCCACCTCACCGGCCCCGTGCTCAAGGCCGACCGCCTCGTCTATCGCCCCAAACAAAGTTTCCGCGCCGAAAACGCCCGCGTCGGCGTCGGCCCCGTCCTCCCGTTCCGCTTCATCACCTACGAACAAAACCTCAACCAGCCCCTCTTCTCGTTCCTCGATGCCACCGTCGGCTACCGTGGCAGTCTCGGTGCCTACGCCGGCATCGGCACGCGCCTTCCTGTCGCCAGCGGCGTCCAGGTCGGCGGCGACCTCAGCCTCTACAGCAAACGCGGTTTCCTCGTCGGCCCCGCCGCCCGCTACCAGCGCGGCGAAGGCGACCAAACCTACTCCGGCGAACTGAAAACCGGATACATCCACGACTACGGCGAACGTCTCACCGACATTCTCCGCCAGCCCATCTCCCAAGACCGCGGCTACGTCGAATGGACCCACCGCCAACGCTTCTCGGAAAAGCTCACCCTCAACGGCCAGTTCGCCTACTGGAGCGACTCCGAGATCACCCGCGACTTCCGCCCTCAGGATTTTTACCCCGTCCAGCAGCCCGACACCTTCCTCGAAGCCGCCCACACCGGCGAAAACGTCATCGTCTCCGCCTTCCTCCGCGCCCAGCCCAATTCCTACTACCGCGTTCAGCAGCGTCTCCCCGAAGTCCGCATCGATCTCCTCCCCTCCGCCCTTCCGCTCGGCTTCTATCAACAAGCCCAGGCCAGCGCCGCTGCCCTCCGCGAAGACGCCCTCTACGACGGCCCCACGACCCGCAGCGACCGCCTCGATGCTTACTACGGCCTCTCGCGCCCCATCAATCCCAGCGCGTGGCTCAACATCACCCCCGTCGCCGGCGCCCGCGTCACCCACTACTCCCGCGCCACCGGCGGCAAAGACGACTACACCCGCACCCTCGGCGAAGTCGGTGCCGATCTGAGTCTCCGCGCCAGCGGACTCTACGGCTACAAAAACGACCGCTGGGACATCGACGGTATCCGCCATCTGATCACGCCCAAGCTCTCCTATCGCTACATCCCCGAAGCCAACAAAGGCCGCGCCTACATTCCACCGATCGACGACCGCACCTTCCAAACTTATCTCGAACCGCTCGGCCTCGGCGAACAACGCGCCATCGACGACCTCCGCGCCACCAACACGGTCCGCCTCGCTCTCGACAACACGTTCCAGACCCGCGACCGCCGCTATGGCTCGCGCGATCTCCTCCGCGTCAATTTCGCCGCCGACTTCCTCCCTGACCCTGAGCTTGGTGAAAAAGACTTCTCCGCCATCCACACCGACCTCGCCTTCACGCCCGTCAAATGGCTCGAATTTAACCTCTACCAAAGCGTCACCCCGCAGGATTTCACCCTCCGCGAATTGAACACCGGCTTCACGCTCCGCGACGGCGAAGTCTGGTCGCTCTACCTCGGCAATCATTTCCTCCGCCGCAACATTCACGAGTACGTCACCGAAGGCCGCTACCGCTTCAACGAAGCTTGGGGCACGTACGCCCGCCTCCACTTCGACGCCCGCAAAGACCGCTTCATCGAGCAAAGCTACGGCATCACTCAGAACCTCGATAACCTCTGGAGCATCCGCTACGGCATCTCCGTGTACAACGGCCAGCGCCGCGAAAGTAAGTTCGGCTTCCACATCCAGATAAATCTCGTCGGCTTCTAA